One stretch of Thermococcus sp. 21S9 DNA includes these proteins:
- a CDS encoding C2H2-type zinc finger protein: MAVLKAIKIKDRDGEILFRCPRCGMVFKDAKAFTRHVNRAHGHLFRR, from the coding sequence GGCGGTGTTGAAGGCCATCAAGATTAAGGACAGGGACGGGGAGATACTCTTCCGCTGTCCGAGGTGCGGAATGGTCTTCAAGGATGCGAAGGCCTTCACGAGGCACGTGAACAGGGCTCACGGCCATCTCTTCCGCAGGTGA
- a CDS encoding cell wall-binding repeat-containing protein, whose product MGRRAGFLIFALVLMFITPLVHPVGAQVPGESPPYDLIIVRNDNLIDYIVALPYSRLLGIPILPVNPNELDTTTLAQLQSYEQFGWYKVLVIGDYKAISQKVQEQLIGLGFQVTRIGGATRVDTSVKLAEEFYPNGANTVILASASDYGSALAAARWAMTYENPLLLTDPNNLSKSVVTALKRLHPNLVVLIGAGMSKNIQAQLQELGYQTYWVKESITITVSSSTPPARTNWTLVIGAVILTLAVAIPASLYYAKKKWSANKVPIEVLTEKERIVVKAILDKGGTVKQEELPELTGYSRPTISRIIQELEKKQLVEREKVGKTFIVRLTKEIVMRE is encoded by the coding sequence ATGGGCAGAAGGGCTGGGTTTCTTATCTTTGCACTGGTTTTGATGTTCATAACTCCGCTCGTTCATCCCGTTGGGGCCCAGGTTCCGGGGGAAAGTCCTCCTTACGACCTGATAATCGTGAGAAACGACAACCTGATTGATTATATAGTCGCTCTCCCCTATTCACGGCTTCTGGGGATACCGATTCTCCCCGTTAATCCGAATGAGCTCGACACAACAACCCTCGCCCAGCTCCAGAGCTATGAACAGTTCGGCTGGTACAAGGTGCTCGTTATAGGTGATTACAAGGCAATCAGCCAGAAGGTGCAGGAACAGCTTATCGGCCTTGGCTTTCAGGTCACGAGGATAGGAGGGGCTACGCGGGTTGACACCTCCGTCAAGCTCGCCGAGGAGTTCTACCCAAACGGCGCCAACACTGTAATCCTTGCCAGTGCCAGCGACTACGGTTCGGCCTTAGCAGCTGCGAGATGGGCGATGACTTACGAGAACCCGCTCCTCTTGACTGACCCCAACAACCTCTCCAAGTCGGTCGTCACGGCCCTCAAGAGGCTCCACCCGAACCTTGTGGTTCTCATTGGGGCGGGTATGTCCAAGAACATCCAGGCCCAGCTCCAGGAACTCGGGTACCAGACTTACTGGGTGAAGGAGAGCATAACGATAACCGTCTCATCCTCCACACCCCCGGCGAGAACCAACTGGACCCTCGTCATCGGTGCGGTAATTCTCACCCTCGCGGTTGCGATTCCGGCTTCGCTCTACTATGCAAAGAAGAAGTGGTCCGCCAACAAGGTTCCAATCGAGGTTTTAACCGAGAAGGAGCGCATAGTCGTCAAGGCAATCCTTGACAAGGGCGGAACGGTAAAGCAGGAGGAACTGCCGGAGCTTACCGGTTATTCGAGGCCGACGATAAGCAGAATCATTCAGGAGCTCGAGAAGAAACAGCTCGTCGAGAGGGAGAAGGTCGGGAAAACCTTCATAGTCCGCCTCACGAAGGAAATCGTCATGCGCGAGTAG
- a CDS encoding metal-dependent hydrolase → MVKVKFLGHAAFLIEGSKRILIDPFLTGNPQAAVKPEEVEADLILVTHAHGDHIGDAVEIAKRTGAKIVAMFDVANYISEQAEGVEVIGMNYGPTEVDGVGIVQVPAWHSSSDGKYGIGNPCGYIVKLDGKTVYHAGDTFVFLDMGLFSELYGPIDVALLPIGGHFTMGPREAAKAVELLKPKKVVPMHYNTWPPISADPGEFKKLVGDKAEVVILKPGEELEL, encoded by the coding sequence ATGGTGAAGGTGAAGTTCCTCGGCCACGCGGCTTTTCTGATTGAGGGGAGCAAGAGAATCCTGATAGACCCCTTCCTCACCGGCAACCCGCAGGCCGCGGTGAAGCCGGAGGAGGTTGAAGCGGACCTGATACTTGTTACCCACGCCCACGGGGACCACATCGGAGACGCGGTCGAGATAGCCAAGAGGACAGGCGCGAAGATAGTTGCAATGTTCGACGTCGCCAACTACATCAGCGAGCAGGCTGAGGGGGTTGAAGTCATCGGTATGAACTATGGTCCGACCGAGGTTGACGGCGTCGGAATCGTCCAGGTTCCTGCCTGGCACTCAAGCAGCGACGGCAAGTACGGAATCGGCAACCCGTGTGGTTACATCGTCAAGCTCGACGGGAAGACGGTTTACCACGCCGGCGACACCTTCGTGTTCCTTGACATGGGTCTGTTCAGCGAGCTCTACGGCCCGATTGACGTTGCCCTGCTCCCGATAGGTGGACACTTCACAATGGGTCCGAGGGAAGCTGCAAAGGCCGTTGAACTGCTCAAGCCGAAGAAGGTCGTCCCGATGCACTACAACACCTGGCCCCCGATTTCGGCCGACCCCGGGGAGTTCAAGAAGCTTGTTGGGGACAAGGCCGAGGTCGTTATCCTCAAGCCCGGCGAGGAGCTTGAGCTTTGA
- a CDS encoding acetate--CoA ligase family protein, whose protein sequence is MNLDYFFKPKGIAVIGASNDPMKLGYEVFKNLKKYKDGKVYPVNVKDEVVQGVKAYKNVKDIPDEVDLAIIVVPKRFVKQAIIDCGEKGVKGAVIITAGFGETGEEGKKEERELVEIAHKYGMRLIGPNCVGVMNTHNDMNATFIMDAKKGSIAFVSQSGALGAGIVYKTVKEGIGFSKFISVGNMADLDFAELMEYLADTEEDRAIALYIEGIKDGRKFIEVAKKATRKKPVIALKAGKSESGARAASSHTGSLAGSWKIYEAAFKQSGVLIAETIDDMLSMARAFTQPLPKGKRVAIMTNAGGPGVLTADQIDKRGLKLADLEEKTIEELRSFLPPMAAVKNPVDMIASARGEDYYRTAKLLLQDPNVDMLIAICVVPTFAGMTPTEHAEGVIRAVKEVNNGKPVLGLFMAGYVSEKAKELLEENGIPSYERPEDVAAGAYALVQQARNAGVLEDE, encoded by the coding sequence ATGAACCTGGACTACTTCTTCAAACCGAAGGGTATAGCCGTCATCGGTGCATCGAACGACCCGATGAAGCTCGGCTACGAAGTTTTCAAGAACCTCAAGAAGTACAAGGACGGCAAGGTTTACCCTGTCAACGTCAAGGACGAGGTCGTTCAGGGTGTTAAGGCCTACAAGAACGTCAAGGACATCCCCGACGAGGTTGACCTCGCGATAATCGTCGTCCCCAAGCGCTTCGTGAAGCAGGCGATAATAGACTGCGGTGAGAAGGGAGTTAAGGGAGCGGTCATCATAACGGCCGGCTTCGGCGAGACGGGTGAAGAGGGCAAGAAGGAGGAGAGGGAACTCGTCGAGATTGCCCACAAGTACGGAATGCGCCTGATAGGCCCGAACTGTGTCGGCGTCATGAACACCCACAACGACATGAACGCGACCTTCATAATGGACGCCAAGAAGGGGAGCATAGCCTTCGTGAGCCAGAGTGGAGCTTTGGGAGCGGGAATCGTCTACAAGACCGTCAAGGAGGGAATCGGCTTCTCGAAGTTCATCAGCGTCGGCAACATGGCCGATTTGGATTTCGCGGAGCTCATGGAGTACCTGGCCGACACCGAGGAGGACAGGGCAATCGCGCTTTACATCGAGGGAATCAAGGACGGAAGGAAGTTCATCGAGGTCGCCAAGAAGGCCACCAGGAAGAAGCCCGTCATAGCCCTCAAGGCCGGAAAGAGCGAGAGCGGAGCCAGGGCAGCATCAAGCCACACGGGTTCCCTGGCCGGAAGCTGGAAGATTTACGAGGCGGCATTCAAGCAGAGCGGAGTTCTCATAGCCGAGACAATCGACGATATGCTCAGCATGGCGAGGGCCTTCACCCAGCCGTTGCCGAAAGGCAAGCGCGTTGCGATAATGACCAACGCCGGCGGACCGGGCGTTTTGACGGCCGACCAGATTGACAAGAGGGGCCTTAAGCTGGCCGACCTCGAGGAGAAAACCATCGAGGAGCTCCGCTCGTTCCTTCCGCCGATGGCGGCAGTGAAGAACCCCGTCGACATGATAGCTTCCGCGAGGGGCGAGGACTACTACAGGACCGCGAAGCTACTCCTCCAGGACCCGAACGTCGACATGCTCATAGCGATATGCGTCGTCCCGACCTTCGCGGGAATGACTCCAACGGAGCACGCCGAGGGCGTCATAAGGGCCGTCAAGGAGGTCAACAACGGGAAGCCGGTTTTAGGCCTCTTCATGGCCGGCTACGTCAGCGAGAAGGCTAAGGAGCTCCTCGAAGAGAATGGAATCCCGAGCTATGAGAGGCCGGAGGACGTTGCCGCCGGTGCCTACGCGCTCGTCCAGCAGGCGAGGAACGCAGGGGTTTTGGAGGATGAGTGA
- the iorA gene encoding indolepyruvate ferredoxin oxidoreductase subunit alpha, translating into MAKVTDIVLWDKPGERVLLLGNQAIARGALEANIAVFAAYPGTPSSELTDTMAMVAKKAGVYMEYSTNEKVAFETALSAAWSGLRAMTAMKHVGLNVAADTFMSAVGMGVEGGFVIMVADDPSMWSSQNEQDTRVYAKFANVPVLEPISPHEAKEMTKYAFELSEKFKHFVILRTTTRSSHARGDVVLGELPEEIKTGKRKFGNFKKNPERFVDIPAHARKFHPQILEKIEKIREELNNCPFNWIEGDENAKVGIIAPGLSYAYVKEALAWLGVENVKILKLGTPFPVPYGLLEKFLDGLEKVLIVEELEPVVEEQVKTWAYDRGLTIPIHGKDLVPRVYEMTTRRAVTAIAKFLGLETPVNFEELDQKYEKVKGMVPPRPPSLCPACPHRNTFYAIRRAATPRAIFPSDIGCYTLGVLPPLKTVDTTVAMGGSIGVAHGLSVALNGSVAEEEHKTVKEKKVIVATIGDSTFFHTGLPALANAIYNRSNVVIVVLDNLVTAMTGDQPNPGTGETPHGPGKQIKIEEVAKAMGADYVAVVDPYDIKAVERTIKEALAVEGVSVVVARRVCALYRIGQLRREGKQWPLYQVNEDKCTGCKICINAYGCPAIYWDAEKKKAKIDPTMCWGCGGCAQVCPFDAFEKVREGEL; encoded by the coding sequence ATGGCGAAGGTAACGGACATAGTGCTGTGGGATAAGCCCGGGGAGAGGGTTCTCCTCCTCGGAAACCAGGCCATAGCGCGCGGAGCTTTGGAGGCCAACATAGCGGTTTTCGCAGCTTATCCCGGAACCCCGAGTTCGGAACTGACCGATACGATGGCTATGGTGGCCAAGAAGGCAGGAGTTTACATGGAGTACTCCACCAACGAGAAGGTCGCCTTTGAAACCGCGCTTTCAGCTGCCTGGAGCGGTCTCAGGGCCATGACGGCCATGAAGCACGTCGGACTGAACGTCGCGGCCGACACCTTCATGAGTGCCGTCGGCATGGGCGTCGAGGGCGGTTTCGTCATAATGGTTGCCGATGACCCGAGCATGTGGAGCAGTCAGAACGAGCAGGACACGAGGGTTTACGCCAAGTTCGCCAACGTTCCGGTTCTCGAGCCGATTTCACCCCACGAGGCCAAGGAGATGACGAAGTACGCCTTCGAGCTCAGCGAGAAGTTCAAGCACTTCGTCATCCTGAGGACGACCACGAGGAGCTCCCACGCGAGGGGCGACGTCGTTCTCGGAGAGCTTCCCGAGGAGATAAAGACCGGCAAGAGGAAGTTCGGAAACTTCAAGAAGAACCCCGAGAGGTTCGTTGACATCCCGGCCCACGCGAGGAAGTTCCACCCGCAGATTCTCGAGAAGATTGAGAAGATTCGCGAGGAGCTCAACAACTGCCCCTTCAACTGGATTGAGGGCGACGAGAACGCGAAGGTCGGTATAATCGCTCCGGGCCTGAGCTACGCCTACGTCAAGGAAGCCCTGGCCTGGCTTGGTGTCGAGAACGTCAAGATACTCAAGCTCGGAACGCCCTTCCCCGTCCCCTACGGCCTGCTCGAGAAGTTCCTCGACGGGCTTGAGAAGGTTCTCATCGTCGAGGAGCTCGAGCCGGTAGTTGAGGAGCAGGTAAAGACCTGGGCCTACGACAGAGGATTAACCATCCCGATTCACGGGAAGGACCTCGTGCCGAGGGTTTACGAGATGACCACGAGGAGGGCGGTAACGGCCATAGCGAAGTTCCTCGGCCTCGAAACCCCGGTGAACTTCGAGGAGCTCGACCAGAAGTACGAGAAGGTAAAGGGCATGGTCCCGCCGAGGCCTCCCTCACTGTGCCCGGCCTGTCCGCACAGGAACACCTTCTACGCGATTAGAAGGGCCGCGACTCCGAGGGCAATCTTTCCGAGCGACATAGGCTGTTACACCCTCGGCGTCCTGCCACCGCTCAAGACCGTTGACACAACCGTAGCGATGGGCGGTTCAATCGGCGTTGCCCACGGCCTCAGCGTGGCGCTCAACGGAAGCGTTGCCGAGGAAGAGCACAAGACGGTCAAGGAGAAGAAGGTAATCGTTGCCACGATAGGCGACTCGACGTTCTTCCACACCGGACTTCCGGCTCTGGCCAACGCAATCTACAACCGCTCCAACGTAGTCATAGTCGTCCTCGACAACCTCGTTACTGCAATGACCGGTGACCAGCCCAACCCGGGAACCGGCGAGACCCCGCACGGACCGGGCAAGCAGATTAAGATTGAAGAGGTCGCCAAGGCGATGGGAGCGGATTATGTAGCAGTCGTTGACCCCTACGACATAAAGGCCGTCGAGAGGACCATAAAGGAAGCTCTCGCCGTTGAAGGTGTGAGCGTCGTCGTCGCGAGGCGCGTCTGTGCGCTCTACAGGATAGGCCAGCTCAGGCGCGAGGGCAAGCAGTGGCCACTCTACCAGGTCAACGAGGACAAGTGTACCGGCTGTAAGATTTGTATCAACGCCTACGGCTGTCCGGCAATCTACTGGGACGCCGAGAAGAAGAAGGCCAAGATTGACCCGACGATGTGCTGGGGTTGCGGCGGCTGTGCCCAGGTCTGTCCATTCGACGCCTTCGAGAAGGTGAGGGAGGGAGAGCTATGA
- a CDS encoding indolepyruvate oxidoreductase subunit beta, translating into MREYNIVITGVGGQGILTAANLLGWAALRAGYKVRVGEVHGMSQRFGSVIAYVRFGEDVYGAMVPEGKADVILSFEPVEALRYINYLKKGGLVFTNARPIPPVQVSMGLAKYPSLEEIRKVVEEDFEAKFMAFDAEKLAMEAGNIITTNVVLIGALTQTPGFPLSAEHVREVIKVSVPKKAVDVNMKAFDLGVKAAKEMLGL; encoded by the coding sequence ATGAGGGAGTACAACATCGTTATCACCGGAGTTGGCGGTCAGGGAATCCTTACCGCGGCGAACCTGCTCGGCTGGGCCGCTTTGAGGGCCGGCTACAAGGTGCGCGTTGGTGAGGTTCACGGCATGAGCCAGCGCTTTGGAAGCGTTATCGCCTACGTCCGCTTTGGAGAGGACGTCTACGGCGCGATGGTTCCCGAGGGCAAGGCGGACGTCATTCTGAGCTTCGAGCCTGTCGAGGCTCTCCGCTACATCAACTACCTCAAGAAAGGTGGCCTCGTCTTCACCAACGCGAGGCCGATTCCGCCGGTTCAGGTCTCGATGGGCCTCGCCAAGTACCCGAGCCTGGAGGAGATTAGAAAGGTCGTCGAGGAGGACTTTGAAGCCAAGTTCATGGCCTTCGACGCCGAGAAGCTCGCTATGGAAGCCGGCAACATCATAACCACCAACGTCGTCCTCATCGGAGCGCTGACTCAGACGCCGGGCTTCCCGCTCTCGGCGGAGCACGTCAGGGAGGTCATCAAGGTCAGCGTGCCGAAGAAGGCCGTCGATGTCAACATGAAGGCCTTCGATTTAGGCGTCAAGGCCGCGAAGGAGATGCTGGGGCTTTGA
- a CDS encoding histone deacetylase family protein, giving the protein MAFSVIYSPVFLEHRPENYHPENPDRLLRAVNSLKRLNLWKPIEPVPVPEEELLKVHSEDYVELVREKSRTFSYLDPDTYVSPGTWEASLLAFGASRLAVELALKFGGLHLALVRPPGHHAGKAGRAFNASTLGFCIFNNAAYAAKSAEELAGKVLVIDFDAHHGNGTQEILWNDRNAVHVDLHERDIYPWSGYEHDVGGKNAEGTKINLPMPHYSGDDDFIYAWDEVLLPVLAQFRPKLVVISAGFDGFLGENLTTLRLSELFFAYAGSTLSRYPLAVIFEGGYSVGLDKGLPAFIRGYLSGEIREVPVSPSYEALRTVARVKEVQSEWWDF; this is encoded by the coding sequence TTGGCCTTCTCCGTTATCTATTCTCCTGTTTTTCTCGAGCACAGACCAGAGAACTATCACCCTGAAAACCCAGACCGGCTGTTACGGGCGGTAAACTCCTTAAAGCGGTTGAACCTGTGGAAGCCCATCGAGCCGGTTCCCGTCCCGGAAGAGGAGCTCCTGAAGGTCCACTCGGAGGACTACGTCGAGCTCGTCCGCGAGAAGAGTAGGACCTTTTCATACCTCGACCCGGACACTTACGTCTCCCCCGGCACGTGGGAAGCCTCGCTTCTCGCCTTCGGGGCATCTAGACTCGCCGTCGAGCTGGCCCTGAAATTCGGGGGCCTTCACCTTGCCCTCGTTAGGCCACCAGGCCACCACGCCGGAAAAGCAGGGAGGGCCTTCAACGCTTCAACGCTCGGCTTCTGCATCTTCAACAACGCGGCTTACGCGGCGAAATCTGCTGAGGAGCTCGCTGGGAAGGTGCTGGTCATAGACTTCGACGCTCACCACGGCAACGGGACGCAGGAGATACTCTGGAACGACCGCAACGCGGTGCATGTGGACCTTCACGAGAGGGACATCTACCCCTGGAGTGGCTACGAACACGACGTCGGCGGGAAAAATGCCGAGGGAACGAAAATCAACCTGCCGATGCCCCACTATTCCGGTGACGACGACTTCATCTACGCCTGGGACGAGGTCCTTCTCCCGGTTCTTGCCCAGTTCAGGCCGAAGCTCGTAGTGATTTCGGCGGGCTTCGACGGATTCCTCGGTGAGAATCTGACGACGCTTCGCCTCAGTGAACTCTTCTTCGCCTACGCGGGCTCAACGCTCTCGCGCTATCCTCTCGCGGTGATTTTCGAGGGTGGCTACTCGGTCGGCCTCGACAAAGGCCTTCCAGCCTTTATTAGGGGCTACCTCAGCGGGGAAATCCGTGAGGTTCCGGTCAGTCCATCGTACGAGGCCCTTAGAACGGTGGCGAGGGTCAAAGAGGTGCAGTCCGAGTGGTGGGATTTCTGA
- a CDS encoding TATA-box-binding protein, whose translation MVDMSNVKLRIENIVASVDLFTELNLEKVIEICPNSKYNPEEFPGIICRFDEPKVALLIFSSGKLVVTGAKSVEDIERAVNKLIQMLKKIGAKFHRAPQIDIQNMVFSGDIGMEFNLDAVALSLPNCEYEPEQFPGVIYRVKEPRAVILLFSSGKIVCSGAKSEHDAWEAVRKLLRELEKYGLIEEEEEW comes from the coding sequence TTGGTGGACATGAGCAATGTAAAGCTCAGGATTGAAAACATCGTCGCTTCTGTTGACCTCTTTACGGAGCTGAACCTTGAGAAGGTTATTGAAATATGCCCCAACTCGAAGTACAACCCCGAGGAGTTCCCCGGAATCATCTGTCGCTTCGATGAGCCGAAGGTTGCCCTGCTTATATTCAGCTCCGGGAAGCTCGTCGTTACCGGCGCAAAAAGCGTCGAGGACATCGAGAGGGCCGTCAACAAGCTCATCCAGATGCTCAAGAAGATTGGAGCTAAATTCCACCGCGCGCCCCAGATTGACATACAGAACATGGTCTTCAGCGGTGACATCGGCATGGAGTTCAACCTCGACGCCGTTGCTTTAAGCCTTCCCAACTGTGAGTACGAACCCGAGCAGTTCCCCGGCGTCATCTACCGCGTCAAGGAGCCGAGGGCTGTCATACTGCTCTTCTCCTCCGGTAAAATCGTCTGCTCCGGCGCCAAGAGCGAGCACGACGCCTGGGAGGCCGTTAGAAAACTCCTCCGCGAGCTGGAGAAGTACGGTCTAATCGAGGAAGAGGAGGAGTGGTGA
- a CDS encoding DUF505 family protein: MYLKKRHLEILREMKKTESQAEIEAKLPEEFQIRAIELYILGFAELEGGKIKLTEAGRKLLEISDSLNLDELPEVIADTEIMKMLELLEETGKVPESWLEKLKERKLADENGLTEFGKALLELYRETHPVVYLTPEIVSFLRGMPKIGTLDELVTFKNSKLYGDNIVNALQAMRLLLISPPTEKGRAFATTPAAKLALKAVSMIPVFARAIVLRKEDFEALKAGRSNAELESMGLSDEKGTTEFGKAMMETYEAMGKVEEKVLPIYLLDDGLAVLKAIKEIEKKYETNPDILPTEKEIAKRVEVEDLGAILHLLESKELIERKLVKNKDTYWLTEWGKEAINFGTVSPDAMKAITYAESGDVPIAEWVIKAQEEGVVKAGVTDKGRFYLKLSRSIKRKPFLTRYDSAILAKTPRKKYIHRDELVELVKDYVGGDEKEIIRAIGEAEAKGFVVELQNGMVKLTELGDKVKTALENAKLQEIVKVKFSVTPTLYNVLKVIYDNIETFNRIWKEKGEVKGYKMEEVDVIRKHLSLSDDEIKKALTMLRQLGFLGSKSLTEAGKVLVEAYL, translated from the coding sequence ATGTATCTGAAGAAGAGGCACCTTGAGATACTCAGGGAAATGAAGAAAACCGAGAGCCAGGCCGAGATTGAGGCCAAACTGCCGGAGGAGTTCCAGATAAGGGCAATCGAGCTCTACATTCTCGGGTTTGCCGAGCTTGAAGGCGGAAAGATTAAGCTCACCGAGGCCGGAAGGAAGCTCCTCGAGATAAGCGACTCCCTGAACCTCGACGAGCTTCCCGAGGTCATAGCCGATACTGAGATAATGAAGATGCTTGAGCTCCTCGAGGAGACCGGAAAGGTCCCCGAGAGCTGGCTCGAGAAGCTGAAGGAGAGGAAGCTGGCCGATGAGAACGGCCTCACCGAGTTTGGAAAGGCGCTCCTCGAGCTCTACCGCGAGACCCACCCCGTCGTTTACCTGACCCCGGAGATAGTCTCGTTCCTCAGGGGAATGCCGAAAATCGGAACCCTCGACGAGCTGGTCACGTTCAAGAACTCCAAGCTCTACGGTGACAACATCGTGAACGCCCTTCAGGCCATGCGTCTGCTCCTGATTTCACCGCCGACCGAGAAGGGAAGGGCCTTCGCAACCACGCCAGCGGCGAAGCTCGCCCTCAAAGCCGTCAGTATGATTCCGGTATTTGCAAGGGCGATAGTCCTCAGGAAGGAGGACTTCGAGGCCCTGAAGGCCGGAAGGAGCAACGCCGAGCTGGAGAGCATGGGACTCAGCGACGAGAAAGGAACCACCGAGTTCGGAAAGGCAATGATGGAGACCTACGAGGCGATGGGTAAGGTTGAGGAGAAGGTCCTCCCGATTTACCTGCTCGACGATGGGCTGGCCGTTCTCAAGGCCATCAAGGAAATCGAGAAGAAGTACGAGACCAACCCCGATATACTCCCGACCGAGAAGGAAATCGCCAAGCGCGTTGAGGTTGAGGACCTTGGAGCGATTCTGCACCTCCTTGAGAGCAAGGAACTCATCGAGAGGAAGCTCGTCAAGAACAAGGACACCTACTGGCTCACCGAGTGGGGTAAAGAGGCCATAAACTTCGGAACCGTGAGCCCAGATGCCATGAAGGCGATAACCTACGCCGAGAGCGGTGACGTGCCAATAGCCGAGTGGGTCATCAAGGCTCAAGAAGAGGGCGTTGTGAAGGCCGGCGTCACCGACAAGGGCAGGTTCTACCTCAAGCTCAGTCGCTCGATTAAGAGGAAGCCGTTCCTCACCAGGTACGACTCGGCAATACTCGCCAAGACCCCGAGGAAGAAGTACATCCACAGGGATGAGCTCGTCGAACTCGTCAAGGACTACGTCGGCGGAGACGAGAAGGAAATCATCAGGGCAATCGGCGAGGCGGAAGCGAAGGGCTTCGTCGTTGAGCTCCAGAACGGCATGGTCAAGCTGACCGAGCTCGGAGATAAGGTTAAGACCGCCCTCGAGAACGCCAAGCTCCAGGAGATAGTCAAGGTCAAGTTCAGCGTCACGCCGACCCTCTACAACGTGCTCAAGGTAATCTACGACAACATCGAGACCTTCAACAGGATATGGAAGGAGAAGGGCGAGGTCAAGGGCTACAAGATGGAGGAGGTTGACGTCATCAGGAAGCACCTCAGCCTCAGCGACGACGAGATAAAGAAGGCCCTGACGATGCTCCGCCAGCTCGGCTTCCTCGGAAGCAAGAGCCTGACGGAGGCAGGTAAGGTCCTCGTTGAGGCCTACCTTTGA
- a CDS encoding DUF356 domain-containing protein has translation MRNTIVLVRTDNFQKASVALADLVRYGGMRIRGDPRIIPPALSDWAFEKISGEKPRKRFKAHVVAQIDLPPRKAIGRLMDIHPPAHVLVIPPDSEVWEELMRLWGSFEKLKGFHPPKRTRAEEARRKAEKRREKEEWEFEEV, from the coding sequence ATGCGAAACACGATTGTATTGGTTAGAACCGACAACTTCCAGAAGGCGAGCGTGGCCCTGGCCGACCTCGTGAGATACGGGGGCATGAGGATTCGCGGTGACCCGAGGATAATTCCCCCGGCCCTCTCGGACTGGGCCTTTGAAAAGATAAGTGGCGAGAAGCCGAGAAAGCGCTTTAAGGCCCACGTCGTTGCCCAGATTGACCTTCCGCCGAGGAAGGCCATAGGAAGGCTGATGGACATTCACCCGCCAGCCCATGTCCTCGTAATTCCGCCGGATTCGGAAGTCTGGGAGGAACTTATGCGCCTCTGGGGAAGCTTTGAGAAGCTCAAGGGCTTCCACCCGCCCAAGAGAACACGGGCCGAAGAAGCCCGGCGGAAAGCCGAGAAGAGGAGGGAGAAGGAAGAGTGGGAGTTCGAGGAGGTTTAG
- a CDS encoding multiprotein bridging factor aMBF1 — protein MSKAKPRYCEICGAPIRGPGHRIRLEGAEVLVCDRCYEKYGRKKSGFSIMPTGREPRRRPVSAPRPKREPKPYRERPLYTEEIVEDFAERVYKAIQRSGKSYEELSHEIGLSVNDLRAIAHGYREPTIKEAKKLERYFKITLIERVEEEVKEKKTIPKDYEPTLGDIANIRIRKRKK, from the coding sequence ATGAGCAAGGCCAAGCCACGCTACTGCGAGATTTGTGGTGCGCCCATTAGGGGCCCGGGCCACAGGATAAGGCTCGAAGGCGCCGAGGTCCTCGTCTGCGACCGCTGTTACGAGAAGTACGGCCGAAAGAAGTCCGGTTTCAGCATAATGCCCACAGGAAGGGAGCCGAGGAGAAGGCCCGTCTCAGCTCCAAGGCCGAAGAGGGAGCCGAAGCCCTACCGCGAGAGACCGCTTTACACCGAGGAAATCGTTGAGGACTTCGCCGAGAGGGTTTACAAGGCCATACAGAGGAGCGGTAAAAGCTACGAGGAGCTGTCCCACGAGATTGGGCTTTCGGTGAACGATTTGAGGGCCATAGCGCACGGTTACCGCGAGCCAACCATCAAGGAAGCCAAGAAGCTCGAACGCTACTTCAAGATTACGCTCATCGAGCGCGTCGAGGAGGAGGTAAAGGAGAAGAAGACGATTCCGAAGGACTACGAGCCGACCCTTGGCGACATCGCGAACATCAGGATACGGAAGAGGAAGAAGTGA
- a CDS encoding GNAT family N-acetyltransferase — translation MMTEVKIEKLQKLDQETLERLIEIYMNAYEGMREYGGEGESYAKRYLRWCWSKAKDGFFVAKIGDEIVGFIVCDDDWYSKYEGKTVGAIHEFAVDRRYQGHGIGRKLMEKCLEYLKEKRIELWVGEKNERAKRFYEEYGFREAGKHGIWVRMVRGEKVISADEK, via the coding sequence ATGATGACGGAAGTGAAAATAGAGAAACTCCAAAAGCTCGACCAGGAAACGCTTGAAAGGCTGATAGAGATTTACATGAACGCCTACGAGGGAATGCGCGAGTACGGCGGGGAAGGAGAGAGCTACGCGAAGCGCTACCTGCGATGGTGCTGGAGCAAGGCCAAAGACGGCTTCTTCGTTGCCAAAATCGGCGACGAGATAGTCGGCTTCATCGTCTGCGACGACGACTGGTACAGCAAGTACGAGGGAAAAACCGTCGGGGCCATACACGAGTTCGCAGTGGACAGGAGGTATCAGGGGCATGGAATAGGGCGGAAGCTCATGGAGAAGTGCCTCGAGTACCTGAAGGAAAAAAGGATAGAGCTCTGGGTCGGCGAGAAGAACGAGCGGGCGAAGAGGTTCTACGAGGAGTACGGTTTCAGAGAAGCTGGAAAGCACGGCATCTGGGTGAGAATGGTTAGAGGGGAAAAGGTGATAAGCGCGGACGAGAAGTAG